In the Acomys russatus chromosome 13, mAcoRus1.1, whole genome shotgun sequence genome, one interval contains:
- the Pcgf1 gene encoding polycomb group RING finger protein 1: protein MASPQGGQIAIAMRLRNQLQSVYKMDPLRNEEEVRVKIKDLNEHIVCCLCAGYFVDATTITECLHTFCKSCIVKYLQTSKYCPMCNIKIHETQPLLNLKLDRVMQDIVYKLVPGLQDSEEKRIREFYQSRGLDRVTQPSGEEPALSNLGLPFSSFDHSKAHYYRYDEQLSLCLERLSSGKDKNKNVLQNKYVRCSVRAEVRHLRRVLCHRLMLNPQHVQLLFDNEVLPDHMTMKQLWLSRWFGKPSPLLLQYSVKEKRR from the exons ATGGCGTCTCCTCAGGGGGGCCAGATTGCGATCGCGATGAGGCTTCGGAACCAGCTCCAGTCAGTGTACAAGATGGACCCGCTACGGAACGAG GAGGAGGTTCGAGTGAAGATCAAAGATCTGAACGAACATATCGTTTGCTGTCTCTGCGCGGGCTACTTCGTGGATGCCACCACCATCACAGAGTGTCTCCACACCT TCTGCAAAAGTTGTATCGTGAAGTACCTCCAGACCAGCAAGTACTGCCCCATGTGCAACATCAAGATCCACGAGACGCAGCCGCTGCTCAATCTCAAACTGGATCGGGTCATGCAGGACATAGTGTATAAGCTAGTACCAGGCTTGCAAGATA GTGAAGAGAAACGGATTCGGGAATTCTATCAGTCCCGAGGCTTGGACAGAGTCACTCAGCCCAGTGGGGAAG AACCAGCCCTGAGCAACCTTGGCCTCCCCTTCAGCAGTTTTGACCACTCTAAAGCCCACTATTATCGCTATGATGAGCAGCTGAGCCTATGCCTGGAGCGGCTGAG TTCTGGCAAAGACAAGAATAAAAATGTCCTTCAg AACAAGTATGTCCGATGTTCTGTTAGAGCTGAGGTACGCCACCTCCGAAGGGTTCTGTGTCACCGCCTCATGCTAAATCCACAGCAT GTACAGCTCCTTTTTGACAATGAGGTTCTCCCTGATCACATGACAATGAAGCAGCTATGGCTGTCCCGCTGGTTCGGCAAG CCATCTCCTTTGCTTTTACAATACAGtgtgaaagagaagaggaggtag